The nucleotide sequence TCATCGTAGGTTCCTGCACACTCGCCAGTAGAGCGCTGGCGTAGATAATAGTTTTGGGAGTAATGGACAATACTATATTTTCCTAACGAACGAGTGGCGATAAGTAAGTTACTAATAAGTTATATTGCTCTCGGCCAGTTCGAAAGATATCTCCGGGTTTTATGCCCATTCACGGCTCAGAAACCGGTACTAAAGGAGAAAATCGATTCGCCTGTGACCGCACGCGCCCCCGAGAATATATAAAACCGGCCGAAAAGTTGTCTTGCGACAAACGCACACATAATACTGCTCGGCTACCTACACCGGACCATGTCCGAAACTGACGAGCGAGCGGATGTCACGGTCGATGCGGTCGGCTCGTCCTGCCCCGGTCCACTGATGGACCTCATCGGCAAGATGAAATCGGTCGAGTCGGGGACGGTCGTCGAACTCCTCAGTTCGAACGAGGGGACCGAGAAGGACCTCACCGAGTGGACCGAACAGTCGGGGCACGAACTGGTCGACATCGTCGATCACGGTGACCACCAGTCGTACTACGTCCGAAAACGATGACCGAACGCATCGTGATCGTCGGGGCGGGCACGGGTGGTATCGTCCTCGCAAACAACTTGGCTGAGGAACTCGCGACGGAGATCGACGCGGGGGACATCGAAGTACAACTCGTCAACGACGGCGAGGATCACGTCTACAAGCCGACATGGCTGTACGTCCCCTTCGGGGAGAAGACGCTCGCCGACGCGACCCGACCGCTCGTCGATCTCGTCGACGACCGGATCGATCTGACTATCGACCGAGTTGACGGAGTCGACACCGACGACAAGACCGTCTCGCTCGCGGGGGCAGGTGTCGACGAGTCGTACGACCACCTCGTGCTCGCGATGGGCGCACAGGTGACGCCCGAGGAGACCCCCGGACTGGCGGAGGGTGGACACCACTTCTACGGACCGGAGGGCGCCGCAGCGCTCCGCGACGAACTCGCCGAGTTCACCGAGGGGCATCTCGTCGTCTCCGTCGTCGGCGTCCCACATATGTGTCCGGTCGCGCCGCTCGAGTTCGCGCTGATGGCCGACGCTTGGTTCCGTGATCGTGGCCTGCGCGAGGACGTGGATATCACGTACACCTATCCGATCGGTCGCGCCCACGGCATCGAGTCGGTCGCCGAGTGGGCGGGACCACTCATGGACGACCGTGATGTCGAGGTGGAGACGTTCTTCAACGCCGAGCGGGTCGACCCCGATACGAAGACGATCCACACAGTCGAAGGACGGGAACTGGACTACGACCTGCTCGTCGCTATTCCGCCTCACGACGGGAGCGATCTGGTGCGGGAGGCGGGCCTCGGCGACGACGGGTGGGTCGACGTCGACCCGAACACGCTCGAAGCGCGCGGAGCCGACGACGTCTACGCGCTCGGCGACGTGGCGGATCTCCCGACGAGCAAGGCCGGGAGCGCCGCCCACTACGCGGCCGGGGCGCTTGCGGACCGGCTCGCGAGCATCGCCCGCGGCGAACGTCCGACCGCCGAGTACGACGGCAAGACCGTCTGTTTCATCGAGAGCGGGACGGACGAGGCGACGTATATCGCCTTCGACTACGAGGAGTCGCCCACGCCGAAACCCCCCTCGAAGCTCATCCACTGGTCGAAGCTCGGCTACAACCGCTCGTACTGGCTCACTGCCCGCGGGGTGTTGTGAGATGAGCGCGACCGACGAAGTGGGGGACGTTCCCCCGGAGGTGATCGACGCCATCGCCGAGAACCCCGAGGCGGTCGCGGCGGTGCTCGAACGATCGGGACAGCTCTCGTCCATGCTCGACGCGCTGGCGCTCGTCGAGGACGCCCTCGACGACCGGATGGTCGAGGATTTGACAGGGGACGCGACGACGCTCGGTCTGGCGGCCGCCGAACTTGCCGACGACGGCACCGTCGAACTGGGACGCGCCGTCGGCGCGAACGGTGCCGACCTCGCGGACGCCCTCGACCGGGTCGCAACCCTCCAGCGGACCGGGACGCTCGACCGTCTCTTCGAGGTGGCCGACACGCTCGCGCTCCTGACGGACGCGGCAGATGATGAAATGATCGAG is from Haloplanus salinarum and encodes:
- a CDS encoding NAD(P)/FAD-dependent oxidoreductase, with protein sequence MTERIVIVGAGTGGIVLANNLAEELATEIDAGDIEVQLVNDGEDHVYKPTWLYVPFGEKTLADATRPLVDLVDDRIDLTIDRVDGVDTDDKTVSLAGAGVDESYDHLVLAMGAQVTPEETPGLAEGGHHFYGPEGAAALRDELAEFTEGHLVVSVVGVPHMCPVAPLEFALMADAWFRDRGLREDVDITYTYPIGRAHGIESVAEWAGPLMDDRDVEVETFFNAERVDPDTKTIHTVEGRELDYDLLVAIPPHDGSDLVREAGLGDDGWVDVDPNTLEARGADDVYALGDVADLPTSKAGSAAHYAAGALADRLASIARGERPTAEYDGKTVCFIESGTDEATYIAFDYEESPTPKPPSKLIHWSKLGYNRSYWLTARGVL
- a CDS encoding DUF1641 domain-containing protein gives rise to the protein MSATDEVGDVPPEVIDAIAENPEAVAAVLERSGQLSSMLDALALVEDALDDRMVEDLTGDATTLGLAAAELADDGTVELGRAVGANGADLADALDRVATLQRTGTLDRLFEVADTLALLTDAADDEMIESTVARGTALGEIATTAADDDVKRGIERLLDGVGDATNEGSEPLGPLGLVRALRDPEVQAGVGFLVAVARGIGTDGAADS
- a CDS encoding sulfurtransferase TusA family protein; translated protein: MSETDERADVTVDAVGSSCPGPLMDLIGKMKSVESGTVVELLSSNEGTEKDLTEWTEQSGHELVDIVDHGDHQSYYVRKR